A single genomic interval of Helianthus annuus cultivar XRQ/B chromosome 13, HanXRQr2.0-SUNRISE, whole genome shotgun sequence harbors:
- the LOC110902434 gene encoding 4,5-DOPA dioxygenase extradiol, with translation MSMKIQDTFYISHGPPSLCLEEQCIPLVHFLQYFQQKVHPIRPSSILLISGHFETSYPTVNAVSNGPSDTIYDFEGFPECLNELKYPAPGAPELAKRVKELLIASGFERVDVDGNRGLDHGAWSPLRLMYPEADIPVCQLSIQTDKDATYHYNMGKALAPLKNEGVLIVGSGGTTHNLEEVRFDTTVVQPWAQEFDTWLKEALVDGRYEDVNKYKEKAPHATMVHPTPDHFYPLHVAMGAASVNSKGQLIHHSWGWSVFSYASYKFTVPV, from the coding sequence ATGTCGATGAAAATTCAAGACACATTTTACATATCCCATGGACCCCCTTCTTTGTGCCTCGAAGAACAATGTATTCCTCTAGTGCATTTCCTCCAATATTTCCAACAAAAGGTGCACCCTATTCGCCCATCTTCCATCCTTCTTATCTCCGGCCACTTTGAGACTTCGTATCCGACGGTCAACGCCGTCTCCAACGGCCCATCTGATACCATATATGATTTTGAAGGTTTTCCCGAATGTCTGAATGAGCTCAAGTATCCGGCACCAGGAGCTCCAGAACTTGCTAAGAGAGTCAAGGAGCTTCTCATAGCTTCCGGGTTCGAGCGGGTTGACGTGGATGGGAATCGAGGGCTTGACCATGGTGCGTGGTCCCCACTAAGGCTTATGTATCCAGAGGCGGATATTCCAGTTTGTCAGTTGTCCATTCAGACGGACAAAGACGCCACTTACCATTATAACATGGGTAAGGCGTTAGCACCCCTTAAAAATGAAGGGGTGCTTATTGTAGGTTCGGGTGGGACCACTCATAACCTGGAAGAGGTGCGATTTGACACTACTGTGGTGCAACCTTGGGCTCAAGAGTTTGATACATGGCTTAAAGAGGCACTAGTTGATGGAAGGTATGAAGATGTAAACAAGTACAAGGAGAAGGCTCCACATGCGACCATGGTGCACCCAACGCCCGACCATTTCTACCCTTTGCATGTTGCGATGGGTGCTGCGAGTGTGAATTCCAAAGGCCAGCTTATCCACCATAGCTGGGGTTGGTCTGTGTTTTCCTATGCTTCGTATAAATTCACGGTCCCCGTTTAA